The DNA region CTGCCGGGCAGCCACGCCACACGGGGTAACGGCTGAACGCATCTAAGCCGGAAACCCACCTGGAAAAGAGATACCGCCGAGGTCACTCGTAGAAGACGAGTTCGATAGACTCGGGGTGTGCGCATCGAGGCAACGAGATGTTCAGCCCGCGAGCACTAACTGACCGAAGCCACCAATCATACCGCATTGGATACACGGACCCGTGATACGGGTCCAGGCGGAACCTGGATTGCACGTACATTACGGTCGTCGCCATCGAATCACCGATACTGGCGTCCCGGATATTGTCCGGGCGCGCGGTTCGATTCCGCGGATCGGCGTTAGGGCGGCCATAGCGGCGGGGTTACACCCGTACCCATCCCGAACACGGAAGTTAAGCCCGCCTGCGTTCCGGCGAGTACTGGAGTACGAGAGTCTCTGGGAAACCTGGTTCGCCGCCTCCACTCATCTTCCGGCCATCATCCGGCCGGGCACATTCATCACCCTCGACCAGCCACGGCTGGTCGGGGGTTTGCTATTTTTATACGCGGAGCGACAGCCGTATTCGCAGTGCGGCTAAACCGGGCCAAGCAGCTCGTTCGAGGATGAAGTACGGTTCGGGGTCGACTTCGGCGGTGACGGGACGGGGGATCGGGAGGCCCGGGCCGGGGACGAGTGTGGCTTCAGAGCTGCGCTCGCGGCGGAGAGGGCTACTCCACGCTGTGGTCGAACTCGACGCGGTCGATCGAATCGTATCCCGTCGCTTGACCCGGCGGAGACTCCTCAAACTTTCTGCGGGCCTCTTCTTTACTGTCTGCGGCGACAGGGTGGTGTTTCTCTTCTCCGTTCTTCACGTAATACACTTCGTAGTAGTCGACCATGGCCGTAGAGTCCGGTATCGGTCAGGGGGACAATATAGATTGTGGCAGCTGGAAAATATGACCCTGGTCAGCGTGATAGTACGTGGACGATGTGCCCTCAGACAGCAATCGAATGTCCACGGGGTCTGTTCGTCAGGTCCGATGTCGAACTGAACTCGCCGACAGAGAGCGACTCATTCGAGGCGTTCGGCGTGTTCGTAATCCTCCGGTCGGGCTTCCGGTCGCTCCCCGTCTAGTTCTATTTGCCACTCCTCTAGCGCGCTTGGATCGTTGAGCGCGTTCGTGAGCGTGGTTCTGACGCCGAGAACGTTGACTCCGTAGTAGTCATCCGGGACGCCGTGAAGGTACTGTAACGCCGTCTTGAAGAGGCTACGCATCCCGTCGTCGTTCTCGAAGTCGAAGTGTTTGTACGCGCCGGCGGCGACCTGGACCATCCCGTGGAGGAACTTG from Halosimplex halophilum includes:
- a CDS encoding DUF309 domain-containing protein — translated: MDEHTRDYGVGPPTSGDPTGWRADRGASNGWEHGTLRRAVVHGVALFNAGEYHESHDCFEDEWYNYGRGTVESKFLHGMVQVAAGAYKHFDFENDDGMRSLFKTALQYLHGVPDDYYGVNVLGVRTTLTNALNDPSALEEWQIELDGERPEARPEDYEHAERLE